A single region of the Xenopus laevis strain J_2021 chromosome 4L, Xenopus_laevis_v10.1, whole genome shotgun sequence genome encodes:
- the LOC121402868 gene encoding extended synaptotagmin-1-like — protein sequence MDGFAHLLNIPGLQTLSEKELVNQIGQIIIAPQHFSHPLAARFDLAKLQFLEPRNALHIRVIEAKNLVAKEILTKSSNPYVVICGGGTTAKTRVIHKNLNPKWNETFEILYSDLPDQEIEFNLISDKGVKINQQLGSCRIRIKEVPERGFIDKWIDLENVKSGQLHIKVTHLRLLSDPTQLEEVLKVNEQSRPKRDNEIASAVLYTYIEKGRGLPVLQMKKDNLKALAVVQVGVEDNVKKIGVSIRRTVQICVTYGGRGGADWHFLVPCENICFIKWPCQITF from the exons ATGGACGGATTTGCCCACCTACTGAATATTCCTGGACTTCA AACGCTGTCGGAAAAAGAGCTTGTGAACCAAATCGGACAGATCATCATTGCGCCGCAGCATTTCAGCCATCCCCTTGCAGCCAGATTTGATTTGGCTAAGCTGCAGTTTTTAGAACCCAGG AATGCGCTTCATATCCGAGTCATAGAAGCCAAAAACCTTGTTGCCAAGGAAATTTTAACCAAATCATCGAACCCTTATGTTGTGATATGCGGAGGAGGAACAACAGCAAAGACAAGGGTGATACACAAGAACTTGAATCCAAAGTGGAATGAGACCTTTGAG ATATTATATTCTGACCTCCCAGACCAGGAGATAGAATTTAATCTCATCTCTGACAAAGGTGTTAAGATAAACCAGCAATTGGGCAG TTGCAGAATTAGAATTAAAGAGGTGCCAGAGAGAGGATTCATAGACAAG TGGATAGATTTGGAGAACGTAAAGTCTGGCCAGCTTCATATCAAGGTGACACATCTCAGGCTACTTTCAGACCCAACCCAACTGGAAGAG gTGCTGAAAGTAAACGAACAATCTCGGCCAAAAAGAGATAATGAGATTGCTTCAGCCGTTCTGTACACCTATATTGAAAAAGGAAGGGGTCTGCCTGTTCTACAA ATGAAGAAGGACAATCTGAAAGCGTTAGCTGTCGTGCAGGTTGGCGTTGAAGACAATGTAAAGAAAATTGGAGTAAGTATTAGAAGAACTGTCCAAATATGTGTTACTTATGGAGGAAGGGGAGGCGCTGATTGGCACTTCCTTGTACCCTGTGAAAATATCTGTTTCATTAAATGGCCGTGCCAGATTACATTCTGA